The following coding sequences lie in one Arachis ipaensis cultivar K30076 chromosome B03, Araip1.1, whole genome shotgun sequence genomic window:
- the LOC107631704 gene encoding uncharacterized protein LOC107631704 yields MERRRCSTFLVLLLTLQVVKALTEEVPLSTNSRWIVNQQGKRVKLACVNWVSHLEPVVAEGLSKKPVDVISKGIKSMGFNCVRLTWPILLVTNDSLASLTVRQSFQSLGLTDSVAGIQANNPSIIDLNLIQAFQAVVKSLGDNDVMVILDNHITEPGWCCNNNDGNGFFGDKYFNPDLWIQGLTKMATIFNGVTNVVGMSLRNELRGPRQNVNDWYKYMVKGAEAVHAANPNVIVILSGLSFDKDLSFVRNRAVQVSFKGKLVFEAHWYAFTDGQAWVQGNPNQVCGQVSANVITNSAFLLDQGWPLFFSEFGLDMRGTNLNDNRYITCFMALAADLDFDWAYWTLVGSYYFRQGVAGMEEFYGLLTWDWANVRNTTFLQRISSLQLPFRGPGITQGNPYKVIYHPLTGLCVTRKSIQDPLRLGPCSNSDGWKYTPQKILNVMGTYYCLQADQEGNPAKLSIICSASNSKWEMISDSKLHLSSNLTDGSKVCLDIDSNNNIVTNACKCLSTDHTCDPGSQWFKLVDTGSSATSSMLDLPYALWDSLFELTNLLSKAYL; encoded by the exons atggaaaGGAGAAGATGCTCCACCTTTTTAGTGTTGTTATTGACACTCCAAGTGGTGAAGGCTCTGACGGAGGAGGTTCCACTAAGCACGAATTCACGGTGGATAGTAAACCAACAAGGGAAGAGGGTGAAGCTTGCGTGCGTCAATTGGGTGTCCCATCTAGAACCCGTGGTGGCGGAGGGGCTCAGCAAGAAGCCAGTGGATGTGATCTCGAAGGGTATAAAGTCCATGGGCTTCAACTGTGTGAGGCTCACTTGGCCCATTCTGTTGGTCACCAATGACTCCCTCGCTTCTCTAACCGTTAGACAATCATTTCAGAGCCTTGGCCTAACTGATTCCGTTGCTGGCATCCAAGCCAATAACCCCTCCATCATCGATCTCAATCTCATCCAAGCTTTTCAG GCAGTGGTGAAAAGTCTCGGGGACAACGATGTGATGGTGATCTTGGACAACCACATAACCGAACCAGGTTGGTGCTGCAATAACAACGATGGCAATGGCTTCTTCGGCGATAAATATTTCAACCCAGACCTCTGGATCCAAGGCCTCACCAAGATGGCCACTATTTTCAACGGAGTCACCAACGTTGTAGGCATGAGCTTAAGAAACGAGCTTCGTGGCCCTAGACAGAATGTCAACGATTGGTACAA GTATATGGTGAAAGGAGCGGAAGCGGTTCATGCAGCGAACCCAAATGTGATTGTAATCTTGTCTGGCTTAAGTTTTGACAAGGACTTATCGTTCGTTAGGAATAGAGCAGTGCAAGTGTCTTTTAAGGGGAAACTAGTTTTTGAGGCGCACTGGTATGCCTTCACGGATGGTCAAGCTTGGGTTCAAGGGAACCCCAACCAAGTGTGTGGACAAGTGTCCGCAAACGTCATCACCAATTCTGCTTTCTTGCTGGACCAAGGATGGCCCTTGTTTTTCAGCGAGTTTGGGTTGGACATGAGAGGTACCAATCTTAATGATAATAGGTACATCACCTGCTTCATGGCTCTTGCGGCTGACCTGGACTTCGATTGGGCCTATTGGACTCTTGTTGGCAGTTATTATTTTAGACAAGGCGTTGCTGGAATGGAAGAGTTTTATGGGCTTCTTACTTGGGACTGGGCCAATGTTAGAAATACTACGTTCTTGCAAAGGATCTCTTCCCTACAACTTCCCTTCCGAG GACCAGGCATAACACAAGGTAATCCATACAAAGTGATTTACCATCCTTTGACGGGGCTTTGTGTGACAAGGAAGTCAATACAAGACCCATTGAGGTTGGGCCCTTGTTCTAACTCTGATGGTTGGAAGTATACGCCTCAAAAGATACTAAACGTAATGGGAACTTACTATTGCTTACAAGCGGATCAAGAAGGAAATCCTGCAAAACTTAGCATAATTTGCTCTGCTTCTAACTCTAAATGGGAAATGATCTCAGACTCAAAGTTGCACCTCTCCTCTAACCTCACCGATGGTTCTAAGGTTTGTTTGGATATAGATTCCAACAATAATATTGTGACCAATGCTTGCAAATGCTTGAGCACAGATCATACTTGTGACCCTGGAAGCCAATGGTTCAAACTTGTTGACACTGGAAGCTCAGCAACCTCATCCATGTTGGATTTACCATATGCTTTATGGGATTCATTATTCGAGTTAACAAATCTGCTTTCAAAGGCATATTTGTAA
- the LOC107631705 gene encoding E3 ubiquitin-protein ligase RGLG5, with protein MHLEAETWTALVVILCFLGLILKESIMGGKSSRESGGDRRHVPSYGSGGASSSSWDNYGYSQPPPYAYQPSIQHRPPAAPYYDYQQPKRRLDRRYSKIADNYRSLDEVTAALSQAGLESSNLIVGIDFTKSNEWTGKRSFNRKSLHHLGNGHNPYEQAISIIGTTLSAFDEDNLIPCFGFGDASTHDQDVFSFYPDDRFCNGFEEVLSKYREIVPRLKLAGPTSFAPIIEMAMTIVEQSGGQYHVLLIIADGQVTRSVDTERGQLSPQEQKTIDAIVKASEYPLSIVLVGVGDGPWDMMREFDDNIPTRSFDNFQFVNFTEIMSKNVDSERKETEFALSALMEIPSQYKATIDHGILGARRGYSPDRVALPPPQYDRASSSNNISFRSNSFQQSTPSHTGYDNAVSTSAESSPGGLYDHKLCPICLTNGKDMAFGCGHQEHNRY; from the exons ATGCATCTAGAG GCGGAGACTTGGACAGCGTTGGTTGTGATATTGTGTTTCCTTGGTTTGATTCTGAAGGAGTCAATTATGGGAGGTAAGAGTTCAAGAGAATCTGGCGGTGATAGGAGGCATGTGCCATCGTACGGTTCTGGTGGTGCTTCATCTTCATCTTGGGACAATTATGGATACTCGCAACCGCCACCGTATGCATATCAACCGTCAATTCAACACCGGCCACCCGCCGCTCCGTATTACGACTATCAACAGCCGAAAAGGAGGTTGGATAGGAGATATTCCAAGATTGCTGATAATTACCGTTCACTCGACGAG GTTACTGCTGCTCTTTCACAAGCTGGCCTAGAATCTTCTAATCTCATTGTCGGCATTGATTTCACAAAAAGCAATGAGTGGACAG GAAAGAGATCATTCAACCGAAAAAGTTTACATCACCTCGGAAATGGCCATAATCCTTATGAACAGGCGATCTCCATTATTGGGACAACTCTATCTGCCTTTGACGAGGATAACTTGATTCCATGTTTTGGATTCGGAGATG CATCAACACATGATCAAGATGTCTTCAGTTTCTACCCAGATGATAGATTCTGCAATGGATTTGAGGAAGTTTTGTCAAAATACAGAGAAATTGTTCCTCGTCTCAAACTAGCAG GACCCACTTCTTTTGCACCTATTATTGAGATGGCAATGACTATTGTTGAGCAAAGTGGTGGCCAATATCATGTCTTGCTAATAATTGCTGATGGACAG GTGACCAGAAGCGTTGACACAGAGCGTGGCCAGTTAAGTCCACAGGAACAGAAGACAATTGATGCAATTGTAAAAGCCAG TGAGTATCCACTGTCAATAGTTTTGGTGGGAGTTGGAGATGGACCATGGGATATGATGAGGGAATTTGATGATAACATCCCTACTAGATCATTCGACAATTTTCAG TTTGTGAATTTTACTGAAATAATGTCAAAGAATGTAGATTCAGAAAGGAAAGAGACAGAGTTTGCTCTATCAGCTCTGATGGAGATACCTTCTCAATATAAGGCAACCATAGACCATGGCATATTGGG TGCTCGGAGGGGATATTCACCGGACAGGGTTGCTTTACCTCCACCTCAATATGACAGGGCTTCCAGCAGCAACAACATATCTTTTCGCAGTAATAGTTTTCAGCAGAGTACTCCTTCGCATACTGGCTATGATAATGCAGTTAGTACCAGTGCAGAATCATCACCGGGTGGCTTATATGATCATAAG CTTTGTCCAATTTGTCTTACTAATGGGAAGGATATGGCCTTTGGTTGTGGGCATCAG GAGCACAATCGATACTAG